The following are encoded together in the Naumannella cuiyingiana genome:
- the rplI gene encoding 50S ribosomal protein L9, whose protein sequence is MKLILTSPVDNLGIAGDVVEVKDGYGRNFLLPQGYAIAWTRGAEKQIDGIKRARDARQVRDAEHAQELREQIEGLSVSLAVRAGDNGQLFGGITPATIATAIKKAGGPNVDKRSVEIAKPIKTVGKHTVGVKLHDAVTAHLPVQVDAE, encoded by the coding sequence ATGAAGCTCATCCTCACCAGCCCCGTCGACAACCTCGGCATCGCCGGGGACGTCGTCGAGGTCAAGGACGGCTACGGCCGCAACTTCCTGCTCCCGCAGGGGTACGCCATTGCGTGGACCCGGGGCGCGGAGAAGCAGATCGACGGCATCAAGCGGGCGCGCGATGCCCGCCAGGTCCGCGACGCCGAGCACGCCCAGGAGCTGCGCGAGCAGATCGAGGGCCTGTCCGTGTCGCTGGCGGTACGCGCCGGCGACAACGGCCAGTTGTTCGGCGGCATCACCCCGGCCACCATCGCCACGGCGATCAAGAAGGCCGGTGGCCCGAACGTCGACAAGCGCTCCGTCGAGATCGCCAAGCCGATCAAGACCGTCGGCAAGCACACCGTCGGCGTGAAGCTGCACGACGCCGTCACCGCGCACCTGCCGGTGCAGGTCGACGCCGAGTGA
- the rpsR gene encoding 30S ribosomal protein S18, translating to MASRKPIQKKKVVPTKTVRIGQVDYKDTQLLRKFISERGKIRARRVTGLSVQDQRKVAMAIKNAREMALLPYATTAR from the coding sequence ATGGCCTCACGCAAGCCAATCCAGAAGAAGAAGGTCGTCCCGACCAAGACCGTTCGCATCGGTCAGGTCGACTACAAGGACACGCAGTTGCTGCGGAAGTTCATCTCCGAGCGGGGCAAGATCCGTGCCCGCCGGGTGACCGGGCTGTCCGTGCAGGACCAGCGCAAGGTCGCGATGGCGATCAAGAACGCCCGCGAGATGGCGCTGCTCCCGTACGCCACGACGGCTCGCTGA
- a CDS encoding single-stranded DNA-binding protein, with protein MAGETIITLVGNLTADPELRFTPSGAAVANFTVASTPRTFDRQTQEWRDGEAMFINCSVWRQAAENVASSLQKGMRVVVQGRLKSRSFETREGEKRTVFEIDVDEIGPSLRYATADVTKTSGGGGGGGGQRGGGYGGQQSQGGGNDPWGGGGGGQQRPQGGNDPWAGAQSDEPPF; from the coding sequence ATGGCAGGCGAAACGATCATCACCCTCGTCGGCAACCTGACGGCCGACCCGGAGCTCCGGTTCACCCCGTCGGGGGCCGCCGTGGCCAACTTCACCGTGGCCTCGACGCCGCGGACCTTCGACCGGCAGACCCAGGAGTGGCGCGACGGCGAAGCGATGTTCATCAACTGCTCCGTGTGGCGTCAGGCGGCCGAGAACGTGGCCTCGTCCCTGCAGAAGGGGATGCGGGTCGTCGTCCAGGGCCGGCTGAAGTCGCGCAGCTTCGAGACCCGCGAGGGCGAGAAGCGTACCGTCTTCGAGATCGACGTGGACGAGATCGGCCCGTCGCTGCGCTATGCGACCGCCGATGTCACCAAGACCAGCGGCGGCGGTGGCGGTGGCGGGGGCCAGCGCGGCGGTGGCTACGGCGGCCAGCAGTCCCAGGGCGGCGGCAATGACCCGTGGGGCGGCGGTGGCGGTGGCCAGCAGCGGCCCCAGGGCGGCAATGACCCGTGGGCCGGCGCCCAGAGCGACGAGCCCCCGTTCTGA
- the rpsF gene encoding 30S ribosomal protein S6 encodes MRKYEVMVILQSETDDRQVTPILEKHLSVITKAGGTVDNVDVWGRRRFAYEIQKKSEGIYAVIDLTATPDAVKEMDRQFGINEQIVRTKVIRPELHAKKMR; translated from the coding sequence ATGCGCAAGTACGAAGTCATGGTCATCCTGCAGTCCGAGACCGACGATCGTCAGGTCACTCCGATCCTGGAGAAGCACCTGTCCGTGATCACCAAGGCCGGCGGCACCGTCGACAATGTCGATGTCTGGGGCCGGCGCCGGTTCGCCTACGAGATCCAGAAGAAGTCCGAGGGGATCTACGCGGTCATCGATCTGACCGCCACCCCGGACGCCGTCAAGGAGATGGATCGGCAGTTCGGCATCAACGAGCAGATCGTCCGCACCAAGGTGATCCGCCCGGAGCTGCACGCCAAGAAGATGCGCTGA
- a CDS encoding NADPH-dependent FMN reductase → MTEPVLQVIIASTRPGRVGRAFGEWFAEIAREHGGFRVELIDLAEVGLPFLDEPKHPRLGDYQHQHTRDWSATIARGDAYVFVTPEYNYGYNAVLKNAIDFLHNEWHDKAVGFVGYGGIGAGTRAIQQLKQVVTTLRMVPVFEAVNVPFAAKSLDAEGRVVPDPERTAAANAMLDELARVTAKLRPAS, encoded by the coding sequence ATGACCGAGCCCGTCCTCCAGGTGATCATCGCCAGCACGCGCCCGGGGCGCGTCGGGAGGGCCTTCGGCGAATGGTTCGCCGAGATTGCGCGCGAGCACGGCGGCTTCCGGGTCGAGCTGATCGACCTTGCCGAGGTCGGGCTGCCGTTCCTCGACGAGCCGAAGCATCCGCGGCTCGGCGACTACCAGCATCAACACACCCGGGACTGGAGCGCCACCATCGCCCGCGGCGATGCCTATGTCTTCGTCACCCCGGAGTACAACTACGGCTACAACGCGGTGTTGAAGAACGCGATCGACTTCCTGCACAACGAGTGGCACGACAAGGCGGTCGGGTTCGTCGGCTACGGCGGGATCGGCGCCGGTACGCGAGCCATCCAGCAGCTCAAGCAGGTCGTGACCACGCTGCGGATGGTGCCCGTGTTCGAGGCCGTGAACGTGCCCTTCGCCGCGAAGTCCCTCGACGCCGAGGGGAGGGTCGTCCCCGATCCCGAGCGCACGGCCGCGGCGAACGCCATGCTGGACGAGCTGGCCCGGGTCACCGCCAAGCTGCGCCCCGCGAGCTGA
- a CDS encoding helix-turn-helix domain-containing protein, with amino-acid sequence MTDAVRRGTGRDRLRELLDAVLDGDDGQLDAMAARAYSSPFHFSRQLRELAGEPPVAMRRRVMLERAAWRLRSGASVTDAALEAGYESVEGFGRAFARAHGVPPSAFGGDHTHWLAAPNGIHFHPPMSLWIDSGGPDGRDRPTWLLIEHDLADTRALLRVVVDLPAAEADRVRLPGSSALPWHGPDETIAQLAEHLVDTLEQWLAAIEGTEPPAPTPGLDLLARHDAAATRWRSALAEIDRRGAWQDRIVDAICDPPESFVISSIVAHVITFDAHRRMLLRWMLAETGAATPDPDPISWLRTTNERQ; translated from the coding sequence ATGACTGATGCGGTACGCCGGGGCACCGGCCGCGATCGACTCCGCGAGTTGCTCGACGCGGTCCTCGACGGAGACGACGGGCAACTGGACGCGATGGCCGCGCGGGCGTACTCCTCGCCCTTCCACTTCTCCCGGCAACTGCGCGAACTCGCCGGCGAGCCGCCGGTCGCCATGCGCCGACGCGTCATGCTGGAGCGCGCGGCCTGGCGGCTGCGCTCGGGCGCCTCGGTGACCGATGCGGCGCTCGAGGCCGGCTATGAATCGGTGGAGGGATTCGGTCGGGCGTTCGCGCGCGCTCACGGTGTGCCGCCGAGCGCATTCGGCGGTGACCACACCCACTGGCTGGCCGCCCCGAACGGCATCCACTTCCACCCCCCGATGTCGCTGTGGATCGACAGCGGCGGTCCCGACGGCCGCGACCGGCCCACCTGGTTGCTGATCGAACACGACCTGGCCGACACCCGGGCCCTGCTCCGGGTGGTGGTCGATCTGCCCGCGGCGGAGGCGGATCGGGTACGCCTACCCGGCTCGTCGGCCCTCCCCTGGCACGGGCCCGACGAGACGATCGCCCAACTCGCCGAGCACCTGGTCGACACGCTGGAGCAGTGGCTCGCCGCGATCGAGGGCACCGAACCTCCGGCGCCCACTCCGGGGCTGGACCTGCTCGCCCGGCACGACGCCGCGGCGACACGTTGGCGATCCGCGCTCGCCGAGATCGACCGGCGGGGCGCCTGGCAGGACCGGATCGTCGACGCGATCTGCGATCCCCCGGAAAGCTTTGTGATCTCCAGCATCGTCGCGCATGTGATCACCTTCGACGCACATCGTCGGATGCTGCTGCGCTGGATGCTCGCCGAGACCGGCGCGGCGACACCGGATCCCGATCCGATCAGCTGGCTGCGCACCACCAACGAGAGGCAATGA
- a CDS encoding dihydrofolate reductase family protein, protein MIMATIYYTATTLDGYLADDEDSLDWLFVQEHDDAGAFGYPAFIERVGAIVMGGTTYRWVLDHLARSGGAWEYTQPTWVFTTRPGGVPDGADIRYATGDVAPVHAQMITAAGDRDVWIVGGGDLAGQFADAGLLDEIIVSIAPVTLGSGRPLLPRRLDLRTVEVARNGAFAAVRYAVER, encoded by the coding sequence ATGATCATGGCGACGATCTACTACACGGCGACCACGCTCGACGGCTATCTCGCCGATGACGAGGACTCGCTGGACTGGCTGTTCGTGCAGGAGCACGACGACGCCGGGGCCTTCGGCTATCCGGCGTTCATCGAGCGGGTGGGCGCGATCGTGATGGGCGGCACCACCTATCGGTGGGTGCTCGATCATCTCGCCCGATCCGGTGGCGCCTGGGAGTACACCCAGCCGACCTGGGTCTTCACCACTCGGCCGGGCGGCGTACCGGACGGCGCGGACATCCGGTACGCGACCGGCGATGTCGCTCCGGTACATGCGCAGATGATCACCGCCGCCGGCGATCGCGATGTGTGGATCGTCGGCGGCGGTGATCTTGCCGGTCAGTTCGCCGATGCGGGGCTGCTGGACGAGATCATCGTCAGCATCGCGCCGGTGACGCTCGGTTCGGGTCGCCCGCTGCTGCCCCGCCGGTTGGATCTGCGTACCGTCGAGGTGGCCCGCAATGGTGCTTTCGCGGCCGTCCGGTACGCGGTCGAACGTTGA
- a CDS encoding N-acetylmuramoyl-L-alanine amidase, with the protein MHLTRRKFFGLTGAATAVAATGLVLPEIAHADTKALNPVWIESPNFTAGRGGAAVDKIVIHHMAGTRAATDSWFQQTEAQVSAHYGIGEGQLSQYVAEENTAWHAGDSAANRSSIGIEHSADIGRPPDDYTYNTSIELCTDLCRRYGIDPNTGILPHKQFSSTDCPGEINLQRIIDGVNAAL; encoded by the coding sequence ATGCACCTCACACGACGAAAGTTCTTCGGCCTGACCGGTGCAGCCACCGCGGTGGCGGCAACCGGCCTGGTTCTCCCGGAGATTGCCCATGCAGACACCAAGGCTCTGAATCCGGTCTGGATCGAGTCCCCCAACTTCACTGCCGGCCGTGGCGGCGCCGCGGTCGACAAGATCGTCATCCACCACATGGCCGGCACCCGGGCCGCGACCGACTCCTGGTTCCAGCAGACCGAGGCCCAGGTCAGCGCGCACTACGGGATCGGCGAAGGTCAGCTCAGCCAGTACGTCGCGGAGGAGAACACCGCCTGGCATGCCGGCGATTCCGCGGCCAACCGCTCCAGCATCGGCATCGAGCACTCCGCCGACATCGGCCGGCCGCCGGACGACTACACCTACAACACCTCCATCGAGCTGTGCACCGACCTGTGCCGTCGCTACGGCATCGACCCGAACACCGGAATCCTTCCGCACAAGCAGTTCTCGTCGACCGACTGCCCGGGCGAGATCAACCTGCAGCGGATCATCGACGGTGTGAACGCCGCGCTCTGA
- a CDS encoding acyl-CoA dehydrogenase family protein, with the protein MTHEVVNQAPPLVGHNTADDPALREGVQREGAAWALPDIDALGRLAGSAQGQEWAALAERHPPRLLTHDRFGHRIDEVEYAPAYHSLMQTAVDNGLHAAPWADDRPGAHVARAAKFMVWSVDPGHGCPISMTYASVPALRANPDLARTFEPLLTSRDYDFGLRDPATKRGLIAGMSMTEKQGGSDVRANSTRATPDGSGGYALTGHKWFTSAPMSDLFLTLAQAPGGLSCFLVPRVLPGGERNALRLMRLKDKLGNRSNASSEIEYDGALGWLVGEPGRGVRTIVEMVNMTRLDCVIGTAAGMRAALVQAVHHTRHRAAFGKALADQPLMRNVLADLAVESEAATTAMLRLAGANDRAIRGDEQEAALRRIGLAVSKYYICKRGPAQVGEALECLGGNGYVEESGMPRLYREMPLLSIWEGSGNVAALDALRALAKEPQTLDAYFAEVEQATGDGRFDDALSRLKKEFTSVDDLELRARRVVEQLALVLQGSLLLRYAPPAVADAFCATRLDRDWGGAFGTLPPGIDLDPIIDRAIVETSSPA; encoded by the coding sequence ATGACTCACGAGGTGGTGAATCAGGCGCCCCCGCTGGTCGGCCACAACACCGCCGACGATCCAGCCCTGCGCGAGGGCGTGCAGCGCGAGGGCGCGGCGTGGGCGCTGCCGGATATCGACGCGCTCGGGCGGCTGGCCGGGAGCGCGCAGGGTCAGGAGTGGGCGGCGTTGGCCGAGCGTCATCCGCCGCGACTGCTGACGCATGACCGCTTCGGCCACCGCATCGACGAGGTCGAGTACGCCCCGGCGTACCACTCGTTGATGCAGACCGCGGTCGACAACGGGCTGCACGCGGCGCCGTGGGCCGACGACCGGCCCGGCGCGCATGTCGCGCGGGCCGCGAAGTTCATGGTCTGGTCGGTGGACCCCGGGCACGGCTGTCCGATCTCGATGACCTACGCCTCGGTGCCCGCGCTGCGCGCCAATCCGGATCTCGCGCGGACCTTCGAGCCGCTGCTGACCAGCCGGGACTACGACTTCGGACTGCGCGATCCGGCAACCAAGCGCGGCTTGATCGCCGGCATGTCGATGACCGAGAAGCAGGGCGGGTCGGATGTCCGTGCCAACAGCACCCGCGCCACGCCGGACGGTTCGGGCGGGTACGCCCTGACCGGCCACAAGTGGTTCACATCGGCACCGATGTCGGATCTGTTCCTGACGCTGGCGCAGGCGCCCGGCGGGCTGTCCTGCTTCCTGGTGCCCCGCGTCCTGCCGGGTGGCGAGCGCAACGCGCTGCGCCTGATGCGGTTGAAGGACAAGCTCGGCAACCGCTCCAACGCCTCCTCCGAGATCGAGTACGACGGCGCGCTCGGCTGGCTGGTCGGCGAGCCCGGTCGCGGCGTACGGACCATCGTCGAGATGGTCAACATGACCCGGCTCGACTGCGTGATCGGCACGGCCGCCGGCATGCGGGCGGCCCTGGTGCAGGCCGTGCACCACACCAGGCACCGGGCGGCGTTCGGCAAGGCGCTGGCCGATCAACCGCTGATGCGCAATGTGCTCGCCGACCTCGCGGTCGAGTCGGAGGCCGCGACCACAGCGATGCTGCGCCTCGCCGGTGCCAACGACCGCGCGATCCGTGGCGACGAGCAGGAGGCCGCGCTCCGGCGGATCGGCCTGGCCGTGAGCAAGTACTACATCTGCAAGCGCGGCCCGGCGCAGGTCGGGGAGGCGCTGGAATGCCTGGGCGGCAACGGCTATGTCGAGGAATCCGGCATGCCGCGGCTCTATCGCGAGATGCCGCTGCTGTCGATCTGGGAGGGCTCGGGCAATGTGGCCGCGCTCGACGCCCTGCGAGCGCTGGCGAAGGAGCCGCAGACGCTCGACGCGTACTTCGCCGAGGTCGAACAGGCCACCGGCGATGGCCGCTTCGACGACGCGCTCAGCCGACTGAAGAAGGAGTTCACCTCCGTCGACGATCTTGAGCTGCGGGCGCGACGAGTGGTCGAGCAGTTGGCGCTGGTCCTGCAGGGATCGCTGTTGTTGCGCTACGCCCCGCCGGCCGTCGCCGACGCCTTCTGCGCGACCCGCCTGGATCGGGACTGGGGCGGCGCCTTCGGCACCCTCCCGCCGGGAATCGACCTCGACCCGATCATCGACCGGGCAATCGTCGAAACCTCGTCACCGGCCTGA